In one Heteronotia binoei isolate CCM8104 ecotype False Entrance Well chromosome 1, APGP_CSIRO_Hbin_v1, whole genome shotgun sequence genomic region, the following are encoded:
- the B3GAT3 gene encoding galactosylgalactosylxylosylprotein 3-beta-glucuronosyltransferase 3, protein MKVKLKNVFVVYFLVSLIGLMYALLQLGQPCDCTHHLKSASDLIHAKEKKLSQLQNELKRLQGREKAPEPAAPALPIIYVITPTYARLVQKAELVRLSQTLMHVKNLHWIVVEDSPAKTQLVSELLAQSNLRFTHLHTETPKEYKRKETDPIWLKPRGVEQRNLALQWLRENRELSDEGVVYFADDDNTYSLRLFDEIRSTKRVSVWPVGLVGGLRFERPLVEGGKVVGFYTAWKPNRPFPMDMAGFAVALQLLLANREARFDLLAERGYLESNLLHSLVSIEELEPKADNCTKVLVWHTRTEKPKLKQEELLQKQGLGSDPNIEI, encoded by the exons ATGAAGGTGAAATTGAAGAACGTTTTTGTCGTCTACTTCCTGGTTTCTCTCATTGGCCTGATGTACGCACTGCTCCAGCTGG GGCAACCCTGCGACTGCACCCACCATCTAAAGTCGGCCAGTGACCTCATCCATGCCAAGGAGAAAAAGCTCTCCCAGTTGCAGAATGAACTGAAGAGGCTGCAGGGACGAGAAAAAGCACCAGAgccagcagcaccagcactgCCCATCATCTACGTCATCACACCCACCTATGCTAG GCTGGTGCAGAAGGCAGAGTTAGTACGCCTATCCCAGACCTTGATGCACGTGAAGAACCTCCACTGGATCGTAGTGGAGGACTCACCAGCGAAGACCCAGCTGGTCTCGGAGCTGTTGGCCCAGAGCAATCTGCGCTTCACGCACCTCCACACcgagacccccaaggaatacaAGCGCAAGGAGACTGACCCCATCTGGCTGAAACCGCGGGGGGTGGAGCAGCGCAACTTGGCCCTGCAGTGGCTGAGGGAGAACCGCGAGCTCAGCGATGAAGGGGTGGTGTATTTTGCTGATGATGACAACACTTACAGCCTTCGCCTCTTCGATGAA ATCCGCTCCACCAAGCGCGTTTCTGTGTGGCCCGTCGGCCTGGTGGGAGGCCTTCGTTTTGAACGACCCCTCGTCGAGGGGGGCAAAGTCGTGGGATTCTACACTGCCTGGAAGCCCAACCGGCCCTTCCCCATGGACATGGCTGGCTTTGCCGTGGCCCTCCAGCTGCTGCTGGCCAATCGGGAGGCTCGCTTTGACTTGCTGGCTGAGCGTGGCTACCTGGAGAGCAACCTGCTGCATTCGCTGGTGTCGATTGAGGAGCTGGAGCCCAAAGCAGACAACTGCACCAAG GTGCTCGTTTGGCACACCCGGACAGAGAAGCCCAAGTTGAAACAAGAGGAGCTGCTTCAGAAGCAGGGCCTGGGCTCCGATCCCAACATCGAGATCTGA